Proteins encoded within one genomic window of Bacillus sp. F19:
- a CDS encoding flavodoxin has translation MGKTAIIYASMSGNTEAIADLIEKGLKETGAEAEKFEAMDIDGSAFSEYDHLLIGAYTWGDGDLPDEMLDFYDEMDDYDFSDKTIALFGSGDTAYDIFCGAVDLLTEKIQQNNGSLAIESLKIECFPGDEQEEACIEFGRQFAQCVQLAVRS, from the coding sequence ATGGGGAAAACAGCAATTATTTATGCAAGCATGTCAGGGAATACGGAAGCCATTGCCGATTTAATTGAAAAAGGATTAAAAGAAACGGGCGCAGAAGCAGAGAAGTTTGAAGCAATGGATATTGACGGCTCTGCTTTCTCAGAGTACGATCACTTATTAATTGGTGCTTATACATGGGGAGACGGGGATCTGCCTGATGAAATGCTGGATTTTTATGATGAGATGGACGATTATGATTTTTCGGATAAAACCATCGCTTTATTTGGTTCAGGCGATACAGCTTATGATATTTTTTGCGGTGCGGTTGATCTGCTCACTGAAAAAATTCAGCAAAATAACGGCTCTCTTGCAATCGAAAGCCTAAAAATTGAATGTTTTCCAGGTGATGAACAGGAGGAAGCCTGTATAGAGTTCGGCCGTCAGTTTGCACAATGTGTCCAACTTGCTGTGCGCTCATAA
- the dapD gene encoding 2,3,4,5-tetrahydropyridine-2,6-dicarboxylate N-acetyltransferase — translation MKMMDANEIISFIQNSTKSTPVKVYVKGDIEGIDFGSSTKTFLNGNSGVVFGEWAEIQEALTKNEAKIEDFVVENDRRNSAIPLLDLKGIKARIEPGAIIRDQVEIGDNAVIMMGASINIGSVIGEGTMIDMNVVLGGRATVGKNCHIGAGSVLAGVIEPPSAKPVVIEDDVVIGANAVVLEGVTVGKGAVVAAGAIVIDDVAPYTVVAGTPARKIKEIDEKTKSKTEIKQELRQL, via the coding sequence ATGAAAATGATGGATGCAAATGAGATTATTTCATTTATTCAAAATAGCACGAAATCGACACCTGTAAAAGTTTACGTAAAAGGTGACATTGAAGGTATTGATTTTGGATCTTCTACAAAAACGTTTTTAAATGGAAACAGCGGGGTTGTTTTTGGTGAATGGGCTGAAATTCAAGAGGCTTTGACAAAAAATGAGGCTAAAATTGAAGACTTTGTTGTGGAAAACGACCGCCGCAACTCTGCGATTCCCCTGCTTGACTTGAAGGGCATCAAAGCCCGTATTGAGCCAGGCGCGATCATCCGTGATCAAGTGGAAATCGGCGATAATGCTGTTATTATGATGGGTGCTTCTATTAATATCGGTTCTGTCATCGGTGAAGGTACAATGATCGACATGAACGTAGTCCTTGGCGGACGCGCAACCGTCGGAAAAAACTGTCACATTGGCGCAGGTTCTGTACTAGCAGGAGTAATTGAACCGCCTTCAGCTAAACCTGTTGTCATTGAAGATGATGTTGTAATCGGAGCTAATGCAGTTGTCCTTGAAGGCGTTACGGTCGGAAAAGGAGCAGTTGTTGCTGCTGGTGCGATTGTGATCGATGATGTTGCCCCTTATACAGTGGTAGCTGGTACACCTGCACGCAAGATTAAAGAAATCGACGAAAAAACAAAATCAAAAACAGAAATCAAACAAGAATTAAGACAGCTATAA
- a CDS encoding N-acetyldiaminopimelate deacetylase, giving the protein MDQLPTLINIRRDLHRIPELGFQEFKTQEYLLTYLGSLSSERLEIKTWKTGIFVKVKGIDPVKTIAYRADMDGLPIIEETEYSFQSDHPDRMHACGHDFHMTIALGILTYFVQNPVRDDLLFIFQPAEEGPGGAEPMLRSDIMKEWKPDLITALHIAPEYPVGTIATRPGLLFANTSELFIDLKGKGGHAAYPHTTQDMIVAAASLVTQLQSVVARNVDPLDSAVITFGKITGGTVQNIIAENARLEGTIRTLSVESMEKVKERIEALVHGLEIGYSCKAVIDYGSMYHQVYNHHELTEEFMDFTKVNTDTEVVLCREAMTGEDFGYMLDEIPGFMFWLGVESPYGLHHSKLQPKEEAIEAAVQLMCKYFLYKAN; this is encoded by the coding sequence ATGGATCAATTACCAACATTAATTAATATTCGAAGGGATCTCCACCGTATCCCTGAACTTGGCTTCCAGGAGTTTAAAACACAGGAATATCTTTTGACTTATTTAGGCTCCCTGTCTTCTGAAAGATTGGAAATCAAAACGTGGAAAACAGGAATATTTGTAAAAGTAAAAGGGATCGATCCAGTGAAAACAATTGCCTATCGCGCGGATATGGACGGGCTGCCAATTATTGAAGAAACGGAATATTCTTTTCAGTCAGACCACCCAGACCGCATGCATGCCTGCGGGCATGATTTTCATATGACTATTGCCCTTGGCATTCTCACTTATTTTGTTCAAAATCCGGTAAGAGATGATCTCCTTTTTATTTTTCAGCCTGCTGAGGAGGGACCAGGCGGAGCTGAGCCGATGCTACGCAGTGATATCATGAAAGAGTGGAAGCCGGATCTTATTACAGCTCTTCATATTGCGCCTGAATATCCGGTAGGAACAATTGCAACTCGTCCTGGGCTGCTTTTTGCCAATACATCTGAGCTGTTTATTGACCTAAAAGGCAAGGGCGGACATGCAGCATATCCTCATACGACTCAGGATATGATCGTTGCAGCTGCATCACTGGTCACACAGCTGCAGTCTGTAGTGGCAAGGAATGTAGATCCCCTGGACAGTGCAGTCATTACTTTCGGAAAAATTACCGGCGGGACAGTACAAAATATTATTGCAGAGAATGCAAGACTCGAAGGCACCATCCGCACGCTTTCTGTAGAATCGATGGAAAAAGTGAAGGAGCGGATTGAAGCGCTTGTCCATGGTCTTGAAATCGGCTACTCATGCAAGGCGGTTATTGATTATGGCTCGATGTACCACCAAGTATATAACCATCACGAGCTTACGGAAGAATTTATGGACTTTACGAAAGTAAATACCGATACAGAGGTTGTACTATGCCGTGAAGCCATGACAGGCGAGGATTTCGGATATATGCTTGATGAAATTCCGGGCTTTATGTTCTGGCTTGGAGTGGAATCCCCATATGGACTCCATCATTCCAAGCTGCAGCCAAAGGAAGAAGCTATTGAAGCGGCAGTTCAGCTGATGTGCAAATATTTTCTCTATAAAGCAAATTGA
- a CDS encoding YkuS family protein, with protein MPKIGVEQSLSDVTAALQEKGYEVVQLRNEEDAKGCDFCIITGQDSNIMGISNAVTNGSVFSASGYTADEICQHVESRMQ; from the coding sequence ATGCCAAAAATAGGTGTTGAACAATCATTATCAGATGTAACAGCAGCTCTACAGGAAAAAGGTTATGAAGTTGTTCAATTGCGAAATGAAGAAGATGCTAAAGGCTGTGACTTCTGCATCATCACAGGTCAAGACTCCAATATCATGGGGATCAGCAATGCGGTGACAAACGGTTCTGTTTTCAGTGCAAGCGGATATACGGCAGATGAAATTTGCCAGCATGTTGAGAGCAGAATGCAATAA
- a CDS encoding peroxiredoxin, which translates to MAERMVGKQAPRFEMDAVMTNKEFGKVSLEENMKNDKWTVLFFYPMDFTFVCPTEITSMSDRYDEFDDLDAEVIGVSTDTIHTHLAWINTDRKENGLGELKFPLAADTNHVVSREYGVLIEEEGVALRGLYIINPDGELQYAVVNHNNIGRDVDETLRVLQALQTGGLCPANWKPGQATL; encoded by the coding sequence ATGGCAGAACGCATGGTAGGAAAACAAGCTCCGCGATTTGAAATGGATGCTGTAATGACTAACAAAGAATTTGGTAAAGTAAGTCTTGAAGAAAACATGAAAAACGATAAATGGACAGTATTATTCTTCTATCCAATGGATTTCACGTTTGTATGTCCAACTGAAATTACATCTATGTCTGACCGTTACGATGAGTTCGATGACCTTGATGCTGAAGTAATTGGTGTTTCAACGGATACAATTCACACTCACTTAGCATGGATCAATACAGACCGCAAAGAAAACGGTCTTGGCGAATTGAAATTCCCGCTTGCAGCTGATACGAACCATGTAGTATCACGCGAGTACGGGGTGTTAATTGAAGAAGAGGGTGTTGCTCTTCGCGGACTATACATCATCAATCCAGACGGCGAACTTCAATATGCTGTTGTAAACCACAACAACATCGGCCGCGATGTAGATGAAACACTTCGTGTGCTTCAAGCATTGCAAACTGGCGGACTTTGCCCAGCTAACTGGAAGCCAGGACAAGCAACTCTATAA
- a CDS encoding TlpA family protein disulfide reductase: MKLREQMPELNGAVEWLNGQQTKEDLIGEKPTLIHFWSVSCHLCKEAMPQVNEFRDQYKDKLNVVAVHMPRSEDDLNIEDIKKVAAEHDITQPIFVDSEHKLTDAFDNQYVPAYYVFDKTGALRHFQAGGSGMKMLEKRVNRVLTETENAE; encoded by the coding sequence ATGAAATTACGCGAACAAATGCCGGAATTAAACGGTGCTGTGGAGTGGCTGAACGGTCAGCAGACAAAAGAAGATTTAATCGGGGAAAAACCTACGCTTATTCACTTTTGGTCTGTAAGCTGCCATCTTTGCAAGGAGGCAATGCCCCAGGTGAATGAATTCAGAGATCAGTACAAAGATAAGCTGAACGTAGTTGCCGTTCATATGCCAAGATCAGAAGATGATCTTAACATAGAGGATATTAAAAAAGTAGCAGCTGAGCATGACATCACTCAGCCGATTTTCGTTGACAGCGAGCACAAGCTGACAGATGCTTTTGACAATCAATATGTGCCTGCATATTATGTATTTGATAAAACTGGAGCTCTTCGTCATTTCCAGGCAGGCGGCAGCGGCATGAAAATGCTTGAGAAGCGCGTAAATCGCGTATTAACTGAAACAGAAAACGCAGAATAA
- a CDS encoding NAD(P)-dependent alcohol dehydrogenase: MKAIVYTKYGPPDVLQLNEAEKPTPRDNEILVKVKATTVTAADIRVRSFTVPLSFWLPARITLGIRQPKKTTLGMELAGEVESVGKDVKLFKDGDQVFAASQAGFGAYAEYKCLPEDGPISIKPSNITYEEAAAIPIGARTALYYLRKANIQSGQKVLVYGASGSVGTYAVQIAKHLGAKVTGVCSTANLELVKSLGADQVIDYTREDFSSKGETYDVIFEAVGKSSFSACMKSLKKDGTYLSVTVPLPGFRMLWTKLTSSKKLILSQNSPENSEALNFLKELVEAGKLIVVIDRYYAFEEIVCAHRYVEKGHKKGNVVITVEHNNKS; encoded by the coding sequence ATGAAAGCAATCGTGTACACAAAGTACGGTCCCCCCGACGTTCTACAACTGAATGAGGCAGAAAAACCTACTCCTAGGGATAATGAAATACTGGTAAAAGTAAAAGCGACAACCGTAACAGCAGCAGATATTCGGGTACGGAGTTTTACAGTTCCTCTCTCTTTTTGGCTGCCTGCCCGAATAACACTTGGTATTAGACAACCCAAAAAAACTACATTGGGGATGGAGTTAGCTGGAGAAGTTGAGTCAGTAGGCAAAGACGTCAAGCTGTTTAAGGACGGTGATCAGGTTTTTGCAGCTTCCCAAGCGGGTTTTGGTGCATATGCCGAGTATAAATGTCTGCCTGAAGATGGACCAATATCTATTAAACCATCCAATATAACTTATGAGGAAGCAGCAGCGATTCCCATTGGGGCACGTACAGCATTGTATTATCTTAGAAAAGCTAACATTCAGAGTGGACAAAAGGTCCTTGTCTATGGAGCTTCAGGAAGTGTAGGAACTTATGCAGTACAGATTGCCAAGCATCTCGGAGCAAAAGTTACAGGAGTCTGCAGTACCGCGAATTTAGAATTGGTAAAATCTCTGGGAGCCGATCAGGTAATTGATTACACTAGAGAAGATTTTTCGAGTAAAGGCGAGACTTATGATGTTATTTTTGAAGCGGTAGGCAAGAGTTCGTTTTCAGCTTGTATGAAATCGCTAAAGAAGGACGGAACCTATCTAAGTGTCACTGTACCGTTACCAGGTTTTCGAATGCTATGGACTAAATTGACAAGCAGCAAGAAACTAATATTGAGTCAAAATTCACCTGAAAATTCCGAAGCTCTAAACTTCCTCAAAGAACTTGTTGAGGCGGGAAAGTTAATAGTGGTCATTGACAGATACTATGCGTTTGAAGAGATCGTTTGTGCCCATAGGTATGTCGAGAAAGGACACAAGAAGGGAAATGTCGTCATAACTGTGGAACATAACAACAAATCCTAA
- the cspD gene encoding cold-shock protein CspD, whose translation MQATGKVKWFNSEKGFGFIEVEGGNDVFVHFSAITGEGYKTLEEGQEVEFNIVEGNRGPQAENVVKL comes from the coding sequence ATGCAAGCAACTGGAAAAGTAAAATGGTTTAATTCAGAAAAAGGCTTTGGATTTATCGAAGTTGAAGGCGGAAACGATGTATTCGTTCACTTCAGCGCGATCACTGGCGAAGGGTACAAAACGTTAGAAGAAGGCCAAGAAGTTGAATTCAACATCGTTGAAGGCAACCGCGGACCTCAAGCTGAGAACGTTGTAAAATTATAA
- a CDS encoding acetate uptake transporter: MNNQNVQQVKMTTADPSALGLFGLAIVTLVASSQKLGLTEGLSFILPWAIFLGGFAQLFACINDAKHNNTFGTTAFGAFGLFWLGVAGSWLIQLGVFGEELAASVDPKQLGFAFVGYLIFSLFMTIGAMETHKVLFFIFVLIDFLFIGLSLSSFGIMHEATHMLAAVSEMLIALLSFYGSAAAVLNAHFGRVFLPIGKPFGIFKK; encoded by the coding sequence ATGAACAATCAGAATGTACAACAAGTAAAAATGACAACCGCAGATCCTTCAGCGCTTGGACTTTTTGGACTTGCAATAGTTACACTCGTTGCTTCTTCGCAAAAGCTTGGGTTAACGGAGGGTCTTTCTTTTATTTTACCGTGGGCGATTTTTTTAGGGGGATTTGCTCAGCTTTTTGCCTGCATCAATGATGCTAAGCACAACAACACGTTTGGAACGACTGCTTTCGGTGCGTTTGGCCTGTTCTGGCTTGGTGTAGCAGGTTCTTGGCTCATTCAATTAGGTGTATTCGGAGAAGAGCTTGCAGCAAGCGTTGATCCAAAACAGCTTGGCTTTGCATTTGTCGGTTATTTAATCTTCAGCTTATTTATGACAATTGGTGCCATGGAAACTCATAAAGTGTTATTTTTTATCTTTGTTCTCATTGATTTCTTATTTATCGGTCTATCTTTAAGCTCTTTCGGCATAATGCACGAAGCGACTCATATGCTTGCGGCTGTTTCTGAAATGCTGATTGCCCTCTTATCATTTTACGGGTCAGCAGCGGCTGTATTGAATGCGCATTTCGGACGTGTTTTCTTGCCGATTGGGAAACCTTTTGGCATTTTTAAAAAGTAA
- a CDS encoding cytosolic protein, whose amino-acid sequence MNPFSVEFHKEDQTDSMTVQKMNEEDFHRVTEGGTRHLFELDTNVGFFVFFDGEDKDGKEWYLVLHYEEEQEDPSACYSFELKDFYQFTALYLNDLEFNEETNEEEEAYGPIHHLAHLLFHIVEEGKKTEA is encoded by the coding sequence ATGAATCCATTTTCAGTAGAATTTCATAAAGAAGATCAAACAGATTCCATGACAGTCCAAAAGATGAACGAGGAAGATTTTCACCGCGTAACAGAAGGCGGAACGCGTCATTTGTTCGAGCTTGATACAAACGTTGGTTTTTTCGTTTTCTTTGACGGGGAAGACAAAGACGGAAAAGAGTGGTACCTCGTTCTTCATTATGAAGAGGAGCAGGAAGATCCAAGCGCCTGCTATTCATTTGAACTGAAGGATTTCTATCAATTCACTGCTCTTTATTTAAATGATCTGGAGTTTAATGAAGAAACGAACGAAGAGGAAGAAGCATATGGACCGATTCATCATCTAGCGCATCTTCTGTTTCATATCGTTGAAGAAGGCAAAAAAACAGAAGCATAA
- a CDS encoding DUF6509 family protein: protein MLNIAAYTVEKLHDPFGILSGDRYEFFLELDVDEDDELYTEKGLLLKVIYLVDDSGGRISVYHLMEKETNTFLDFELDEEEEAMIKEFCQGHYSEEN from the coding sequence ATATTGAATATTGCAGCCTACACGGTTGAAAAATTGCATGATCCATTCGGAATATTATCAGGGGATCGCTATGAATTCTTTTTAGAACTGGATGTTGATGAAGACGACGAACTTTATACGGAAAAGGGTCTGCTATTAAAGGTTATTTATTTAGTGGATGACAGCGGCGGAAGAATCTCTGTTTATCATCTCATGGAAAAGGAAACAAATACATTCCTTGATTTTGAGCTTGATGAAGAAGAAGAAGCCATGATAAAAGAGTTTTGCCAAGGGCATTATTCAGAGGAAAATTAA
- a CDS encoding acyltransferase, producing the protein MSDKVVIGLIQASNDVDGNEAVEVQKEKAIEKHIKLVKEASDKGAQIVCLQEIFYGPYFCTEQNTKWYDAAEEIPNGPTTKRFQELARELGVVIVLPIYEREGIATYYNTAAVIDADGSYLGKYRKHHIPHVGVGKEGGGFWEKFYFKPGNLGYPVFDTAFAKIGVYICYDRHFPEGARLLGLNGAEIVFNPSATVAGLSEYLWRLEQPAHAVANGYYIGAINRVGYEGPWNMGEFYGQSYLADPRGRFVAEGSRDRDEVVIGEMDKKLIREVRDTWQFYRDRRPETYQEMTALLP; encoded by the coding sequence ATGTCAGACAAAGTTGTAATTGGATTAATTCAGGCAAGCAATGATGTAGATGGAAATGAGGCAGTCGAAGTTCAAAAGGAAAAAGCCATTGAAAAGCATATCAAGCTTGTGAAAGAAGCAAGCGACAAAGGTGCTCAGATTGTTTGTCTTCAGGAAATCTTTTATGGCCCATACTTCTGCACGGAGCAGAACACGAAATGGTACGACGCAGCGGAAGAAATTCCAAATGGACCGACTACAAAAAGGTTTCAGGAGCTTGCCCGTGAACTTGGCGTCGTAATTGTGCTGCCAATTTATGAACGCGAAGGAATTGCTACTTATTATAATACAGCTGCAGTTATCGATGCGGATGGATCATACTTAGGAAAATACCGCAAACATCATATTCCACATGTGGGAGTTGGCAAAGAAGGCGGCGGTTTCTGGGAGAAGTTTTACTTTAAACCTGGCAACCTCGGCTATCCCGTTTTTGATACAGCTTTTGCGAAAATTGGAGTCTATATCTGTTATGATCGGCATTTCCCGGAAGGTGCAAGGCTCCTTGGGTTAAATGGAGCTGAAATTGTCTTTAATCCATCAGCTACTGTAGCGGGTCTTTCAGAATATTTATGGAGGCTTGAACAGCCTGCTCATGCAGTTGCAAACGGGTATTACATCGGGGCCATCAACCGGGTTGGTTATGAAGGGCCATGGAACATGGGTGAGTTTTACGGACAATCCTATCTTGCCGATCCAAGAGGCCGCTTTGTGGCTGAAGGAAGCCGTGACAGGGACGAGGTCGTCATAGGTGAGATGGATAAAAAATTAATCCGTGAAGTCCGGGATACGTGGCAGTTTTATCGTGACAGACGTCCCGAAACGTATCAGGAAATGACGGCTTTGCTGCCTTAA
- a CDS encoding NAD(P)-dependent oxidoreductase yields MEVEQALSNRVAFEESNRCLYCYDAPCIQACPTGIDIPSFIKKIASGNLKGSAKTIMTANPVGASCSRVCPTEELCEGACVLNSSTKPIMIGNLQRYATDWAIHNEQILFRAGEKNGKTVAIVGGGPAGLSAARELALLGYSVTIFEAEPYAGGLNTYGIVSFRLPQSISFWEVEQVKSLDVEIRTNTRVGKDVMASELIENYDAVVLAVGMSSVPKLGIEGEDADGVYDAIDFVKETKTAKTMELIGKKAVVIGAGNTAIDAATCSVRLGAEDVSILYRRTQAEMTAYDFEYDFAKQDGVAFKWLTAPKRIVTNEDNRVIGIECFKMELSAGNDGQRPRPVAVPGSEFIIETDAVIRAIGQSRYLDLIEQFGVEHSDGVVRISEESYQTLNEKIFACGDVIFGKGQGEAMVVSAAQQGKLTAYEIHKKISFEELKLA; encoded by the coding sequence ATGGAGGTTGAGCAGGCCCTGTCAAACAGGGTAGCGTTCGAGGAATCCAATCGATGTTTATATTGCTATGACGCTCCTTGTATTCAGGCCTGTCCCACTGGTATTGATATCCCTTCTTTTATAAAGAAAATCGCTTCAGGAAATCTGAAGGGATCCGCCAAAACCATTATGACGGCTAATCCTGTTGGGGCAAGCTGTTCCCGTGTTTGCCCGACGGAGGAGCTTTGTGAAGGTGCGTGTGTACTTAATTCATCTACAAAGCCCATTATGATCGGCAACCTGCAGCGCTATGCGACAGACTGGGCGATTCATAATGAACAGATCCTGTTTCGGGCTGGTGAAAAGAATGGAAAGACAGTGGCTATTGTCGGCGGAGGACCTGCAGGATTATCAGCAGCAAGGGAGCTTGCTTTACTCGGCTACAGCGTAACGATTTTTGAAGCTGAACCATATGCCGGTGGCTTAAATACGTATGGCATTGTCTCTTTCAGGCTTCCTCAATCCATTTCTTTTTGGGAAGTAGAGCAAGTAAAAAGTCTGGATGTTGAAATCAGGACAAATACACGGGTCGGAAAAGATGTCATGGCTTCTGAATTGATAGAGAACTATGATGCCGTTGTTCTCGCTGTAGGCATGTCTTCAGTTCCAAAGCTTGGAATTGAAGGCGAAGATGCAGATGGTGTCTACGATGCGATTGATTTTGTAAAAGAAACGAAAACGGCAAAAACAATGGAGCTGATTGGAAAGAAGGCCGTTGTAATAGGAGCTGGAAACACGGCAATTGATGCTGCAACTTGCTCAGTCAGACTTGGTGCAGAGGATGTCAGCATTCTCTACCGCAGAACTCAGGCAGAAATGACAGCCTACGATTTTGAATATGACTTCGCCAAACAGGACGGTGTTGCATTCAAATGGCTTACTGCTCCAAAGCGGATTGTGACGAATGAGGATAACAGAGTAATAGGAATTGAATGCTTCAAAATGGAGCTTTCTGCAGGAAATGATGGACAGCGTCCGCGTCCTGTTGCCGTTCCAGGCTCTGAGTTTATCATTGAAACAGATGCAGTCATCCGAGCAATCGGGCAATCAAGATATCTTGATTTAATCGAGCAATTCGGCGTAGAACACTCTGACGGGGTGGTGCGGATTTCAGAAGAATCTTATCAAACGTTAAACGAGAAGATTTTTGCCTGCGGAGATGTTATTTTCGGGAAAGGCCAGGGAGAAGCTATGGTTGTTTCAGCTGCTCAGCAAGGGAAGCTGACAGCTTATGAGATTCATAAAAAGATATCTTTTGAAGAACTGAAGCTTGCCTAA
- the preA gene encoding NAD-dependent dihydropyrimidine dehydrogenase subunit PreA, producing MADLRIDFAGIKSPNPFWLASAPPTNSGYQVQRAFEAGWGGAVWKTLGDPILNVSSRFAAVSFNGQRVAGFNNIELITDRPLEVNLKEIYETKKRFPNHAIIVSLMVEPKQEKWHEIVKRVEDVGVDGLELNFGCPHGMAERGMGAASGQVPDLVERQTYWAKEAAKTPVIVKLTPNITDITVTAEAAVAGGADAISMINTINSLAGVDIDTWNTIPHVAGKGAHGGYCGPAVKPIALNMVAECARNPRINVPISGIGGISNWKDTVEFMLMGAMGVQVCTAAMHHGFRIVEDMIEGLSNYLDDKGLSSVMDLVGKSVPSYSDWGELDLNYKVVAKINTDVCINCNKCHIACEDTSHQCIDMLKDESGQSYLKVREEDCVGCNLCSIVCPVDGAIDMIELANELPPMTWNERQAIIGALGTSSADFVK from the coding sequence ATGGCTGATTTAAGAATTGATTTTGCAGGGATAAAGTCACCGAATCCTTTTTGGCTCGCATCCGCCCCTCCGACGAACTCGGGCTATCAGGTTCAGAGGGCGTTTGAGGCAGGCTGGGGAGGAGCTGTATGGAAGACGCTCGGGGATCCAATTTTAAATGTATCCTCCCGCTTTGCTGCAGTCAGTTTTAATGGGCAGCGTGTAGCCGGTTTTAATAATATTGAATTAATTACAGACCGCCCACTTGAAGTCAATTTAAAAGAAATCTATGAAACAAAAAAAAGATTCCCGAATCATGCCATTATTGTGTCGCTGATGGTTGAACCGAAGCAGGAGAAATGGCATGAAATTGTAAAGCGGGTGGAGGATGTCGGAGTAGACGGACTTGAGCTGAATTTCGGCTGTCCCCACGGCATGGCAGAGCGAGGCATGGGAGCCGCATCAGGTCAGGTGCCGGACCTGGTGGAGAGACAAACGTACTGGGCAAAAGAAGCGGCTAAAACCCCTGTGATTGTTAAACTAACGCCAAACATTACCGATATAACTGTGACAGCTGAGGCAGCCGTCGCGGGCGGAGCTGATGCCATTTCCATGATCAATACAATTAACAGCCTCGCAGGCGTCGACATTGATACGTGGAATACGATTCCGCACGTAGCCGGAAAAGGAGCCCACGGCGGGTACTGCGGCCCTGCAGTTAAGCCGATTGCTTTAAATATGGTTGCTGAATGTGCAAGAAACCCGCGGATCAACGTTCCTATTTCAGGCATTGGCGGAATCTCAAACTGGAAAGATACCGTTGAATTTATGCTGATGGGTGCAATGGGCGTCCAGGTTTGTACAGCTGCCATGCATCACGGATTCCGAATTGTTGAAGATATGATTGAAGGTTTGTCCAATTATTTAGATGACAAAGGCTTATCCTCCGTCATGGATTTGGTCGGCAAGTCTGTTCCAAGTTACTCGGACTGGGGAGAGCTTGATTTAAACTATAAAGTTGTAGCGAAAATTAATACTGATGTCTGCATCAACTGCAATAAATGCCACATTGCCTGTGAAGATACATCCCATCAGTGCATTGACATGCTTAAGGATGAGAGCGGTCAGTCCTATCTGAAAGTGCGCGAGGAAGATTGTGTAGGCTGCAACCTTTGCTCAATCGTATGTCCAGTGGACGGCGCGATCGATATGATTGAGCTTGCAAATGAACTGCCTCCAATGACATGGAATGAAAGGCAGGCAATTATTGGTGCACTTGGAACATCGAGTGCTGACTTTGTGAAGTAA